GATGTTTGGATGCCCGTCCCAATCCTGAGCGTCAGGCTTTATTTGGAATTATTCAGGGGGGCAGTTTTCGAGACCTCAGGGAAAAGAGTGCAGCGCAGCTTGTAGACATGAATTTTCCCGGTTATGCAATAGGCGGTCTCAGTGTTGGCGAGCCCAAAGAAATAATGTATGAAGTTTTGTCCTGGTGTGTGGATTTACTCCCGCAACAAAAACCCCGCTACCTGATGGGGGTTGGCTCGGTTGACTATTTGTTGACAGGTTCGTGGTTTGGCGTGGATATGTTTGACTGTGTGTTGCCGACCCGCATCGCCCGTAATGGAACAGCCATGACTTCCCGCGGCAATATTGTGGTCCGCAACGCTATCTATGCCCGGGATTTTGGCCCTCTCGACCCGGATTGTCAGTGCGGAGTCTGCGCAAATTACAGTCGCGCTTATCTGCGACATTTGATAAAATGTAATGAGATATTGGCTCACCGACTGCTTACATACCATAATCTCCATTTCTTGCTGCGAATAATGGAGGGCGCTCGACAGGCGATTATCGACGGGAATTTCCCGGATTACTATCGTCAACATCTTCCCTTGGAGGAAGTTGAGAAATATAGTATTACCTAGGAGGTAGAAAATGTTTGAGAATCTAGGCAATTACGGAACTTTTATTTATCTCGGCGTATTGGTGGCAGTGTTCTATTTCTTCCTGATTCGTCCCCAACAGAAGCAGCAGAAAGCCCGTGTGGAGATGTTGTCCAAGCTTAACAAAGGCGACAAGATTATAAACCATGGCGGCATCATTGGCACAATCACTGAAATTAAGGAAGACTCACTCACCGTGCGTATTGCCGACAAAACTGAAGTCAGCATGCTCAGGGAAGGCGTGGCAAGAGTTTTGAGCAAGTAGGGGCCAATGGGCCCCTTTTGTTATAAACTTCTTTCTCCTGTAATAAATTGTGGTAACAGGATTTTTACGGGGGAGGGAGTTAGGATGGCCAGACGCAGAAAGAAGCACGTGGAGCCGGTGGGGACCGCGCCGAGAGCGCATTTTCAAGGCATTGGTTACGCGTTGCTGCTAACTGCCGTAATTGTTATTTTGCTGGCAACAATTACAACGCTCACCAGTATTTCTGAGGTAGTGGCCCAGTGGACGGCTGTGGTCTTCGCCGCGATTGCTGTGCTTTGGGGAAGCTATTATACCTGTCGAAAGTTGGGCAACACCGGCTGGCTGAATGGAGGCATTGTTGGCGCAGGTTATGTGCTGATACTGTTGCTATTGTCTATTTTGCTGGACTTGGGTATTAGCATGCACGGTTTGGTGACACTGGC
The DNA window shown above is from Bacillota bacterium and carries:
- the tgt gene encoding tRNA guanosine(34) transglycosylase Tgt, which gives rise to MAIEFELVAQCPQTRARAGVLRTPHGEIKTPIFMPVGTLATVKAMTVDELVEINAQIILANTYHLYLRPGHDLVAEAGGLHKFMNWQRPILTDSGGFQVFSLGDLNKITDDGVEFRSHIDGSRHFFSPEKVMEIEGALGADIIMAFDQCPPWPAEREFVEQAVERTSRWARRCLDARPNPERQALFGIIQGGSFRDLREKSAAQLVDMNFPGYAIGGLSVGEPKEIMYEVLSWCVDLLPQQKPRYLMGVGSVDYLLTGSWFGVDMFDCVLPTRIARNGTAMTSRGNIVVRNAIYARDFGPLDPDCQCGVCANYSRAYLRHLIKCNEILAHRLLTYHNLHFLLRIMEGARQAIIDGNFPDYYRQHLPLEEVEKYSIT
- the yajC gene encoding preprotein translocase subunit YajC; protein product: MFENLGNYGTFIYLGVLVAVFYFFLIRPQQKQQKARVEMLSKLNKGDKIINHGGIIGTITEIKEDSLTVRIADKTEVSMLREGVARVLSK
- a CDS encoding TIGR04086 family membrane protein encodes the protein MGPFCYKLLSPVINCGNRIFTGEGVRMARRRKKHVEPVGTAPRAHFQGIGYALLLTAVIVILLATITTLTSISEVVAQWTAVVFAAIAVLWGSYYTCRKLGNTGWLNGGIVGAGYVLILLLLSILLDLGISMHGLVTLAVGFGLGAIGGVMGINSR